From a single Populus trichocarpa isolate Nisqually-1 chromosome 17, P.trichocarpa_v4.1, whole genome shotgun sequence genomic region:
- the LOC18106783 gene encoding zinc finger CCCH domain-containing protein 2, with translation MSTICAEQHKPYTPHQLLSPKRPFRDLEILPGKLLTKKTHQETLDMSPYETNLQRFLPYNDYSNEKVLDGELDPYSSDHFRMYEFKVRRCTRSRSHDWTDCPFAHPGEKARRRDPRRFHYSGIVCPEFKRGGCSRGENCEFSHGVFECWLHPSRYRTEACKDGKNCKRKVCFFAHSPRQLRILPEVSSRNKSLASPCSSLNHSHCCVVCHSMTSSPTSTLLGMSHMSPPLSPSLSPPLSPVKHQSLSGFSPISRYNETLSKFRAGVVSYKDVLSELMSSLEAMNFNEGASVSSPMSLSTNHNRNVNSTTPWNIDVSFSGEDQPQFILSPSTPTPSSKFFNGDCSSNKGLFVDDKINDHNNIGDGGLACTSDPDLGWVNELLM, from the coding sequence ATGAGCACCATTTGTGCCGAGCAACACAAGCCCTACACTCCTCACCAACTTCTTTCTCCCAAGAGACCCTTCAGAGATCTTGAGATTCTACCAGGAAAACTCCTTACAAAGAAAACCCATCAAGAAACCCTAGACATGTCTCCATATGAGACTAATCTTCAGAGATTCCTTCCTTATAATGACTACAGCAATGAGAAGGTTCTTGATGGTGAGCTAGATCCGTACTCTTCTGACCATTTCCGCATGTATGAGTTCAAAGTTCGTCGCTGCACGCGCAGCCGTAGCCATGACTGGACCGACTGCCCCTTTGCTCATCCTGGCGAAAAGGCTCGTAGGAGAGACCCTCGTAGGTTTCACTACTCTGGAATTGTTTGCCCTGAGTTTAAGCGTGGAGGGTGTAGCCGTGGAGAGAATTGTGAGTTTTCTCATGGTGTTTTTGAGTGTTGGCTGCACCCTTCTCGTTATCGAACCGAGGCTTGCAAAGATGGCAAGAATTGTAAGCGAAAGGTTTGTTTCTTCGCTCACTCCCCTCGCCAACTTCGCATTTTGCCTGAGGTTTCTTCACGCAATAAGAGCTTGGCTTCACCATGTTCATCTCTCAATCATAGTCATTGTTGTGTTGTTTGCCATTCTATGACTTCCTCTCCGACCTCTACTCTCCTTGGTATGTCCCACATGTCACCGCCATTGTCACCATCATTATCACCACCTCTATCACCGGTGAAACACCAATCCTTATCCGGGTTTTCGCCAATCTCCCGATATAATGAAACGCTGAGCAAGTTTAGGGCTGGAGTTGTGAGTTACAAAGATGTGCTCAGTGAGCTAATGAGTTCTTTAGAAGCAATGAATTTCAACGAAGGAGCGAGTGTTTCTTCACCTATGTCCTTATCTACTAATCACAACAGGAATGTCAACAGCACCACTCCATGGAATATTGATGTCTCTTTCAGTGGAGAAGATCAGCCACAATTCATTCTTTCACCTTCAACTCCAACCCCTTCATCAAAATTTTTCAATGGAGATTGTTCAAGCAATAAGGGCCTGTTCGTTGATGACAAGATTAATGATCATAAtaatattggtgatggtggtttggCTTGTACTTCTGATCCTGACCTTGGATGGGTTAATGAGCTCTTAATGTAG